A region from the Gemmatimonadaceae bacterium genome encodes:
- a CDS encoding winged helix-turn-helix transcriptional regulator produces the protein MICSHDSAAPQDDALARMDVGAEPALAVRLLAKRWTIAIVDALRHEDARFGELQRALPGVKHKVLTQHLRLLEAHGVVARVAATEDHVRYHLTSRGAALSPIIAALRQWDEGSAADAAAYPGAE, from the coding sequence GTGATTTGCTCGCACGATTCCGCCGCGCCACAGGACGACGCCCTCGCGCGCATGGACGTGGGCGCCGAGCCGGCGCTCGCCGTCCGTCTGTTGGCGAAGCGTTGGACGATCGCGATCGTTGACGCGCTTCGACATGAGGACGCCCGCTTTGGCGAGCTCCAGCGCGCGTTGCCCGGCGTCAAGCACAAAGTTCTCACCCAACACCTTCGCCTGCTCGAAGCACACGGCGTCGTCGCGCGCGTCGCCGCGACCGAGGACCATGTCCGATACCATCTGACCTCGCGCGGCGCGGCACTCAGTCCGATCATTGCGGCCCTGCGCCAATGGGATGAGGGCTCCGCGGCTGACGCGGCGGCATACCCAGGAGCGGAGTAA